One window of the Bombus affinis isolate iyBomAffi1 chromosome 10, iyBomAffi1.2, whole genome shotgun sequence genome contains the following:
- the LOC126921254 gene encoding COP9 signalosome complex subunit 5 yields the protein MASTSSDQSTIAKKTWEMSNNIETISTVDEIYRYDRKEQQDILAAKPWEKDPHFFKDIKISALALLKMVMHARSGGTLEVMGLLLGKVAANTMIVMDSFALPVEGTETRVNAQAQAYEYMTAYIEAAKQVGRQENAIGWYHSHPGYGCWLSGIDVSTQMLNQNFQEPFVAIVIDPVRTISAGKVCLGAFRTYPKGYKPANEEPSEYQTIPLNKIEDFGVHCKQYYSLEVSYFKSSLDRRLLDSLWNKYWVNTLSSSSLLTNADYTTGQIFDLSDKLEQSEVALGRGFILGGTDPHDRSTVEKLMKATRDSCKTTIEIIHGLMAQIIKDRLFNQVGCNPIESQQQ from the exons ATGGCAAGCACTTCTTCTGACCAAAGTACAATTGCCAAAAAGACATGGGAAATGTCAAATAATATTGAAACAATTAGCACTGTTGATGAGATTTATAGGTATGATCGTAAAGAACAACAAGATATATTGGCTGCAAAACCATGGGAAAAGGA CCCACATTTTTTCAAAGATATAAAAATCTCTGCATTAGCATTATTAAAAATGGTTATGCATGCTCGTTCTGGAGGAACTTTAGAAGTAATGGGTCTTTTGCTTGGAAAAGTTGCAGCAAATACAATGATTGTTATGGATTCTTTTGCATTACCTGTAGAAGGCACAGAAACAAGAGTTAACGCTCAAGCACAGGCTTATGAGTATATGACAGCATATATAGAAGCAGCTAAACAA GTTGGAAGACAAGAAAATGCTATTGGATGGTACCATAGTCATCCTGGCTATGGATGTTGGTTATCGGGTATTGATGTATCTACACAAATGCTCAATCAAAATTTTCAGGAACCATTTGTTGCTATTGTAATTGATCCTGTGAGAACAATATCTGCTGGCAAAGTTTGTTTGGGTGCATTTAGAACATATCCAAAG GGATATAAACCAGCAAATGAAGAACCATCTGAGTATCAAACAATACCATTAAATAAGATTGAAGATTTTGGAGTTCACTGCAAACAATATTATTCTTTAGAAGTTTCTTATTTTAAATCATCATTAGATAGAAGATTATTAGATTCTTTGTGGAATAAATACTGGGTGAATACTTTAAGTTCCTCTAGTCTTCTAACAAATGCAGATTACACTACTGGGCAAATATTTGATTTATCGGATAAACTTGAGCAGTCAGAGGTTGCACTTGGAAGAGGATTTATTTTGGGTGGAACGGATCCTCATGATCGCAGTACTGTAGAAAAATTAATGAAAGCAACAAGAGACAGTTGTAAGACTACTATTGAAATTATTCATGGATTAATGGCACAAATAATCAAGGATAGATTATTTAATCAAGTTGGGTGTAATCCTATTGAATCTCAGCAACAGTAA
- the LOC126921240 gene encoding transcription factor IIIB 90 kDa subunit isoform X1, protein MSASKCRNCGSTNIETDPARGDAVCTDCGFVLEDQLIVSETAFKETPSGNMMVLGQFVANDSTGGATGFGATYHVNGKESRGITLQNARKGITHLCMQLQLNQHCIDTSMNFYKMALNRQLTRGRKQAHNHAACVYITCRTEGTAHMLIDISDVLQICVHELGRTYLRFTQALCINIPSVDPCLYIMRFANKLEFGEKTHEVSMTALRVVQRMKRDSIHSGRRPSGLCGAALLMAARLHEFNRSPADIIKIVKVHESTLRKRLIEFGDTPSSALTLEEFMTVDLEEEQDPPAFKAARKKDRERLQRLNIDTEINELQAEIDKQLEEHRLGKIKKRKDAASIERADTDRFIRESNLDVIKHYVGNDVDDPDSDFQDSETNNINDRLITGLGPNIASMGLISTNDRENETKDPVNTNFENDTGEIDVADLDDEELDSYIMSEKEAQFKHNLWNKVNAEYLNQQKEKEERRQKEKEEGKPEKKRRRTTKRNKNQVPANTAGEAIEKMLQEKKISSKINYEVLKSLNVSLNNSTKEQQKVEEPVQSPKKEMNISSSSNKISNISNSSRIKDKPITPVVKKPHVDKPEIQKTKKEVQMPVEIETNTTESILPKMDTSCDMDETDDYVDEDVEADPTEMTVGEMLGHHGSEDENDFGYGYDEEDY, encoded by the exons ATGTCTGCGAGTAAGTGTCGGAATTGTGGATCTACAAATATTGAAACAGATCCAGCCCGAGGAGATGCTGTCTGTACAGATTGTGGTTTTGTGTTGGAAGACCAACTCATTGTTAGTGAAACAGCTTTTAAAGAGACACCATCTGGGAATATGATGGTACTTGGTCAATTTGTTGCTAATGATAGCACTGGTGGAGCTACAGGATTTGGAGCAA CATATCATGTCAATGGAAAAGAATCAAGAGGAATAACATTGCAAAATGCAAGAAAAGGAATAACTCATTTATGTATGCAATTACA ATTAAATCAGCATTGTATTGATACatctatgaatttttataaaatggcATTGAATCGTCAGTTAACTCGTGGGAGGAAGCAAGCACATAATCATGCAGCTTGTGTTTATATTACTTGTCGTACAGAAGGCACTGCAC ATATGCTTATTGACATCAGTGATGTGCTGCAAATTTGTGTTCATGAATTGGGACGCACATATCTGAGGTTTACGCAAGCTCTTTGCATCAATATACCTTCAGTAG ATCCATGTTTATATATTATGAGATTTGCAAATAAGCTGGAGTTTGGTGAAAAAACTCACGAAGTATCAATGACGGCTTTACGAGTAGTTCAAAGAATGAAAAGGGATAGTATTCACAGCGGACGTAGACCATCAGGATTATGTGGCGCTG cttTGCTGATGGCTGCTCGATTACACGAGTTCAATAGGTCACCGGCggatattattaaaattgtaaaagtGCATGAATCGACATTACGCAAGAG GCTTATAGAATTTGGTGATACACCTTCAAGCGCATTGACTCTTGAAGAATTCATGACGGTCGATTTGGAAGAAGAACAGGATCCTCCAGCTTTTAAAGCAGCACGAAAAAAAGACAGAGAACGATTACAAAGg TTAAACATAGATACAGAAATAAATGAATTGCAAGCAGAAATTGACAAACAATTAGAAGAACACAGAttaggaaaaataaaaaagcgcaaagatg CTGCTTCTATAGAAAGAGCAGATACTGATAGATTTATAAGGGAAAGTAATTTAGATGTAATTAAACATTACGTTGGAAACGATGTAGATGACCCTGACAGTGATTTTCAAGATTCCGAAACGAATAACATAAACGATCGATTAATTACTGGATTAG GACCTAATATTGCTTCTATGGGTTTGATATCAACAAATGatcgagaaaatgaaacaaaagaCCCAGTAAACACAAATTTTGAAAAT GATACTGGAGAGATTGATGTTGCTGATTTAGATGACGAAGAGTTAGATAGTTATATTATGTCAGAAAAAGAAGCACAATTCAAACACAATTTATGGAATAAAGTGAATGCTGAGTATTTAAAtcagcaaaaagaaaaagaagaaagacggcaaaaagaaaaagaagaaggtaaACCTGAGAAGAAACGACGGCGGACTACtaaacgtaataaaaatcaagtacCTGCAAATACTGCAG gcGAAGCAATTGAAAAAATGTTACAAGAGAAGAAAATATCATCGAAAATTAATTATGAAGTACTGAAAAGTTTAAACGTTAGTTTAAATAATTCAACCAAAGAACAACAAAAGGTCGAAGAGCCAGTTCAATCACcgaagaaagaaatgaatatTTCGTCAAGTTCTAATAAAAT atCTAATATATCTAACTCATCAAGAATCAAAGATAAGCCAATCACACCAGTAGTAAAGAAACCTCATGTAGATAAACCTGAAAttcaaaaaacaaaaaaagaagtgCAAATGCCGGTTGAAATAGAAACTAATACAACTGAATCTATACTTCCAAAAATGGATACCTCTTGTGATATGg ATGAGACCGATGATTATGTTGATGAGGATGTTGAAGCTGATCCCACAGAAATGACTGTTGGAGAAATGCTTGGACATCATGGATCAGAAGATGAGAATGACTTTGGATATGGATATGACGAAGaagattattaa
- the LOC126921240 gene encoding transcription factor IIIB 90 kDa subunit isoform X2, with product MFIAYHVNGKESRGITLQNARKGITHLCMQLQLNQHCIDTSMNFYKMALNRQLTRGRKQAHNHAACVYITCRTEGTAHMLIDISDVLQICVHELGRTYLRFTQALCINIPSVDPCLYIMRFANKLEFGEKTHEVSMTALRVVQRMKRDSIHSGRRPSGLCGAALLMAARLHEFNRSPADIIKIVKVHESTLRKRLIEFGDTPSSALTLEEFMTVDLEEEQDPPAFKAARKKDRERLQRLNIDTEINELQAEIDKQLEEHRLGKIKKRKDAASIERADTDRFIRESNLDVIKHYVGNDVDDPDSDFQDSETNNINDRLITGLGPNIASMGLISTNDRENETKDPVNTNFENDTGEIDVADLDDEELDSYIMSEKEAQFKHNLWNKVNAEYLNQQKEKEERRQKEKEEGKPEKKRRRTTKRNKNQVPANTAGEAIEKMLQEKKISSKINYEVLKSLNVSLNNSTKEQQKVEEPVQSPKKEMNISSSSNKISNISNSSRIKDKPITPVVKKPHVDKPEIQKTKKEVQMPVEIETNTTESILPKMDTSCDMDETDDYVDEDVEADPTEMTVGEMLGHHGSEDENDFGYGYDEEDY from the exons ATGTTCATAGCATATCATGTCAATGGAAAAGAATCAAGAGGAATAACATTGCAAAATGCAAGAAAAGGAATAACTCATTTATGTATGCAATTACA ATTAAATCAGCATTGTATTGATACatctatgaatttttataaaatggcATTGAATCGTCAGTTAACTCGTGGGAGGAAGCAAGCACATAATCATGCAGCTTGTGTTTATATTACTTGTCGTACAGAAGGCACTGCAC ATATGCTTATTGACATCAGTGATGTGCTGCAAATTTGTGTTCATGAATTGGGACGCACATATCTGAGGTTTACGCAAGCTCTTTGCATCAATATACCTTCAGTAG ATCCATGTTTATATATTATGAGATTTGCAAATAAGCTGGAGTTTGGTGAAAAAACTCACGAAGTATCAATGACGGCTTTACGAGTAGTTCAAAGAATGAAAAGGGATAGTATTCACAGCGGACGTAGACCATCAGGATTATGTGGCGCTG cttTGCTGATGGCTGCTCGATTACACGAGTTCAATAGGTCACCGGCggatattattaaaattgtaaaagtGCATGAATCGACATTACGCAAGAG GCTTATAGAATTTGGTGATACACCTTCAAGCGCATTGACTCTTGAAGAATTCATGACGGTCGATTTGGAAGAAGAACAGGATCCTCCAGCTTTTAAAGCAGCACGAAAAAAAGACAGAGAACGATTACAAAGg TTAAACATAGATACAGAAATAAATGAATTGCAAGCAGAAATTGACAAACAATTAGAAGAACACAGAttaggaaaaataaaaaagcgcaaagatg CTGCTTCTATAGAAAGAGCAGATACTGATAGATTTATAAGGGAAAGTAATTTAGATGTAATTAAACATTACGTTGGAAACGATGTAGATGACCCTGACAGTGATTTTCAAGATTCCGAAACGAATAACATAAACGATCGATTAATTACTGGATTAG GACCTAATATTGCTTCTATGGGTTTGATATCAACAAATGatcgagaaaatgaaacaaaagaCCCAGTAAACACAAATTTTGAAAAT GATACTGGAGAGATTGATGTTGCTGATTTAGATGACGAAGAGTTAGATAGTTATATTATGTCAGAAAAAGAAGCACAATTCAAACACAATTTATGGAATAAAGTGAATGCTGAGTATTTAAAtcagcaaaaagaaaaagaagaaagacggcaaaaagaaaaagaagaaggtaaACCTGAGAAGAAACGACGGCGGACTACtaaacgtaataaaaatcaagtacCTGCAAATACTGCAG gcGAAGCAATTGAAAAAATGTTACAAGAGAAGAAAATATCATCGAAAATTAATTATGAAGTACTGAAAAGTTTAAACGTTAGTTTAAATAATTCAACCAAAGAACAACAAAAGGTCGAAGAGCCAGTTCAATCACcgaagaaagaaatgaatatTTCGTCAAGTTCTAATAAAAT atCTAATATATCTAACTCATCAAGAATCAAAGATAAGCCAATCACACCAGTAGTAAAGAAACCTCATGTAGATAAACCTGAAAttcaaaaaacaaaaaaagaagtgCAAATGCCGGTTGAAATAGAAACTAATACAACTGAATCTATACTTCCAAAAATGGATACCTCTTGTGATATGg ATGAGACCGATGATTATGTTGATGAGGATGTTGAAGCTGATCCCACAGAAATGACTGTTGGAGAAATGCTTGGACATCATGGATCAGAAGATGAGAATGACTTTGGATATGGATATGACGAAGaagattattaa
- the LOC126921246 gene encoding BTB/POZ domain-containing protein 6-B isoform X1 yields the protein MAMSNLYSKISTKPMKRFQDNVTVKQTNPWLNAESLIPVSDSPPTVSPLSSSIVLQREGTINQPLSAPASPLSSLSSPLTQLNLSSPEDCTQDPNWQATKPTVRERNAAMFNNHLMADIIFIVGSPGHIQTIPAHKYVLATGSSVFYAMFYGGLAENKRDIEVPDVEPAAFLALLRYMYCDEVQLEADTVLATLYVAKKYIVPHLARACVNYLETSLTAKNACLLLSQSRLFEEPDLMQRCWEVIDAQAEMALRSDGFVDIDIHTLESVLSRETLNCKEIHIWDAALRWATAECIRQELEPSSANQRRLLGSALYLIRLPAMNLEEFANSAAQTGILTQQETIDVFLHFTASNKPQLCFPTKPRQGLKTQVCHRFQSCAYRSNQWRYRGRCDSIQFSVDKRIFVVGFGLYGSSSGAADYNVRIELKRLGCVLSENSTKFFSDGSSSTFHVYFENPIQIEPECFYTASVILDGGELSYFGQEGMSEITVGNVNFQFQCSSESTNGTGVQGGQIPELIFYGPPVDD from the exons ATGGCGATGTCAAATCTTTACTCGAAAATATCAACGAAGCCAATGAAACGGTTCCAGGACAACGTCACAGTCAAACAGACTAATCCATGGTTAAACG CGGAATCATTGATTCCTGTATCAGATTCACCACCTACTGTAAGCCCATTATCTTCTTCCATTGTATTACAACGTGAAGGAACGATAAACCAACCACTTAGTGCACCTGCTTCACCTTTGTCTTCCTTATCATCTCCTTTAACTCAATTGAATTTGTCATCACCTGAAGACTGTACACAAGATCCTAATTGGCAGGCAACAAAACCTACAGTTCGTGAACGAAATGCTGCCATGTTTAACAATCATTTAATGGctgatattatatttattgttgGAAGCCCAG GTCACATACAAACTATACCAGCGCATAAGTATGTATTGGCCACTGGTAGTTCTGTATTTTATGCCATGTTTTATGGTGGTCTAGCAGAGAATAAAAGAGATATAGAAGTACCAGATGTAGAGCCTGCTGCTTTTCTTGCTCTATTAAG GTATATGTACTGTGATGAAGTACAATTAGAAGCCGACACAGTGTTAGCAACACTCTATGTTGCTAAAAAATATATAGTCCCTCATTTAGCAAGAGCATGTGTTAATTATTTAGAAACAAGTTTAACAGCAAAGAATGCATGTTTACTTTTAAGTCAGTCTCGTTTGTTCGAGGAACCAGACCTTATGCAACGTTGCTGGGAAGTTATAGATGCTCAA GCAGAAATGGCGCTAAGATCAGATGGTTTTGTGGATATTGATATCCACACTCTTGAATCAGTGCTTTCTCGAGAAACATTAAACTGTAAAGAGATACATATATGGGATGCTGCATTAAGATGGGCTACTGCAGAATGTATTCGGCAGGAACTTGAACCTTCATCAGCCAATCAAAGACGACTATTAG GATCTGCTTTATATTTAATTAGACTTCCTGCTATGAATTTGGAAGAATTTGCCAATAGTGCTGCTCAGACTGGAATCTTAACACAACAAGAAACAATTGATGTTTTTTTGCATTTCACTGCTAGTAATAAACCTCAACTTTGCTTCCCTACCAAACCTCGACAAGGTTTAAAAACTCAA GTGTGTCATAGGTTTCAGTCATGTGCATATAGATCAAATCAGTGGCGTTACAGAGGCAGATGTGACTCAATTCAATTTAGCgttgataaaagaatatttgttGTTGGTTTTGGACTTTATGGAAGTTCATCTGGTGCTGCAGATTATAATGTTAGAATCGAACTTAAAAGATTGGGATGTGTTTTATCTGAAAATAGTACGAAATTTTTTTCGGATGGCTCGAGTAGTACGTTTCATGTATATTTTGAGAATCCAATCCAAATCGAGCCAGAATGCTTTTATACAGCTAGTGTAATACTAGACGGAGGCGAGCTAAGTTACTTCGGTCAAGAAGGAATGTCAGAGATAACAGTTGGTAatgtaaattttcaatttcaatgcAGTTCAGAAAGTACGAATGGTACTGGTGTACAAGGAGGGCAAATAcccgaattaattttttatggaCCACCAGTAGATGACTGA
- the LOC126921246 gene encoding BTB/POZ domain-containing protein 3 isoform X2 has translation MFNNHLMADIIFIVGSPGHIQTIPAHKYVLATGSSVFYAMFYGGLAENKRDIEVPDVEPAAFLALLRYMYCDEVQLEADTVLATLYVAKKYIVPHLARACVNYLETSLTAKNACLLLSQSRLFEEPDLMQRCWEVIDAQAEMALRSDGFVDIDIHTLESVLSRETLNCKEIHIWDAALRWATAECIRQELEPSSANQRRLLGSALYLIRLPAMNLEEFANSAAQTGILTQQETIDVFLHFTASNKPQLCFPTKPRQGLKTQVCHRFQSCAYRSNQWRYRGRCDSIQFSVDKRIFVVGFGLYGSSSGAADYNVRIELKRLGCVLSENSTKFFSDGSSSTFHVYFENPIQIEPECFYTASVILDGGELSYFGQEGMSEITVGNVNFQFQCSSESTNGTGVQGGQIPELIFYGPPVDD, from the exons ATGTTTAACAATCATTTAATGGctgatattatatttattgttgGAAGCCCAG GTCACATACAAACTATACCAGCGCATAAGTATGTATTGGCCACTGGTAGTTCTGTATTTTATGCCATGTTTTATGGTGGTCTAGCAGAGAATAAAAGAGATATAGAAGTACCAGATGTAGAGCCTGCTGCTTTTCTTGCTCTATTAAG GTATATGTACTGTGATGAAGTACAATTAGAAGCCGACACAGTGTTAGCAACACTCTATGTTGCTAAAAAATATATAGTCCCTCATTTAGCAAGAGCATGTGTTAATTATTTAGAAACAAGTTTAACAGCAAAGAATGCATGTTTACTTTTAAGTCAGTCTCGTTTGTTCGAGGAACCAGACCTTATGCAACGTTGCTGGGAAGTTATAGATGCTCAA GCAGAAATGGCGCTAAGATCAGATGGTTTTGTGGATATTGATATCCACACTCTTGAATCAGTGCTTTCTCGAGAAACATTAAACTGTAAAGAGATACATATATGGGATGCTGCATTAAGATGGGCTACTGCAGAATGTATTCGGCAGGAACTTGAACCTTCATCAGCCAATCAAAGACGACTATTAG GATCTGCTTTATATTTAATTAGACTTCCTGCTATGAATTTGGAAGAATTTGCCAATAGTGCTGCTCAGACTGGAATCTTAACACAACAAGAAACAATTGATGTTTTTTTGCATTTCACTGCTAGTAATAAACCTCAACTTTGCTTCCCTACCAAACCTCGACAAGGTTTAAAAACTCAA GTGTGTCATAGGTTTCAGTCATGTGCATATAGATCAAATCAGTGGCGTTACAGAGGCAGATGTGACTCAATTCAATTTAGCgttgataaaagaatatttgttGTTGGTTTTGGACTTTATGGAAGTTCATCTGGTGCTGCAGATTATAATGTTAGAATCGAACTTAAAAGATTGGGATGTGTTTTATCTGAAAATAGTACGAAATTTTTTTCGGATGGCTCGAGTAGTACGTTTCATGTATATTTTGAGAATCCAATCCAAATCGAGCCAGAATGCTTTTATACAGCTAGTGTAATACTAGACGGAGGCGAGCTAAGTTACTTCGGTCAAGAAGGAATGTCAGAGATAACAGTTGGTAatgtaaattttcaatttcaatgcAGTTCAGAAAGTACGAATGGTACTGGTGTACAAGGAGGGCAAATAcccgaattaattttttatggaCCACCAGTAGATGACTGA
- the LOC126921249 gene encoding tubulin gamma-2 chain gives MPCEMITLQLGQCGNQIGFEFWKKLCAEHGISPEGILKDYATEGTDRKDVFFYQSDDEHYIPRAVLLDLEPRVIHTIMNSPYSKLYNPENIYLSKHGGGAGNNWASGYHQGEKLQEEIFDILDREADGSDSLEGFVLCHSIAGGTGSGMGSFMLESLADRFPKKLLETYSVFPNQDEISDVVVQPYNSLLTLKRLTQCADCVVVLDNTALNRIASDRLHIQNPSFTQINKLVSTIMSVSTTTLRYPSYMNNDLVGLIAPLIPTPRLHFLMTGYTPLTTDQEGASVRKTSVLDVMRRLLQPKNMMVSTALDRNASHCYISILNIIQGEVDPTQVHKSLQRIRERKLAQFIPWGPASIQVALSRKSPYIQSTHRVSGLMLANHTNISSLFDRALQQYDKLRKREAFLEQFRKEKMFEDNLDELDNSREVVEYLVKEYQAATRVDYLSWNPSKVET, from the exons ATGCCTTGCGAAATGATAACTTTACAACTTGGCCAATGCGGTAATCAAA ttGGATTTGAGTTTTGGAAAAAATTATGCGCTGAACATGGTATTAGTCCAGAAGGTATTTTAAAAGATTATGCAACAGAAGGTACAGACAGAAAAGATGTATTTTTTTATCAATCAGATGATGAACATTATATACCAAGAGCAGTATTATTAGATTTGGAACCTAGAGTAATTCATACAATTATGAATTCTCCCTACTCAAAG TTATATAATCcagagaatatttatttatcaaaaCATGGAGGTGGTGCTGGTAATAATTGGGCATCTGGTTATCATCAAGGAGAGAAACttcaagaagaaatatttgatattttagaCAGAGAAGCAGATGGAAGTGATAGTTTAGAG GGATTTGTTTTGTGTCATTCTATTGCTGGTGGTACTGGTTCAGGTATGGGTTCATTCATGCTTGAATCCCTCGCAGATAGGTTTCCAAAAAAATTACTTGAAACATATAGCGTTTTCCCAAACCAAGATGAGATAAG CGATGTAGTCGTACAGCCATACAATTCCCTATTAACTTTAAAAAGATTAACACAATGTGCTGATTGTGTTGTTGTTCTAGACAACACAGCACTTAATAGAATAGCATCAGATAGACTTCATATCCAAAATCCtagttttacacaaattaaTAAACTTGTTTCTACAATAATGTCAGTTAGCACCACTACACTTCG GTATCCTTCTTATATGAACAATGACTTAGTTGGTTTAATTGCTCCATTAATTCCAACGCCACGATTACATTTTCTCATGACTGGTTATACTCCTCTTACTACAGATCAAGAA GGAGCATCTGTAAGAAAAACTTCTGTATTAGATGTAATGAGACGTTTGCTTCAACCGAAAAATATGATGGTTTCCACAGCATTAGATAGAAATGCATCTCACTGTTATATATCTATCTTAAACATCATTCAA GGTGAAGTAGACCCAACCCAAGTTCATAAATCTTTACAAAGAATCAGAGAAAGGAAACTTGCACAATTTATACCTTGGGGTCCTGCTAGTATACAAGTAGCCCTTTCAAGAAAATCACCATATATTCAAAGTACACATAGAGTATCTGGCTTAATGTTAGCCAATCATACTAACATATCATCA TTATTTGACCGTGCCTTACAACAGTATGATAAATTACGAAAGCGAGAAGCATTTTTAGAACAATTTCGCAAGGAAAAAATGTTCGAAGATAATTTGGACGAATTGGATAATTCTAGAGAAGTCGTTGAATATTTGGTAAAGGAATATCAGGCAGCCACCCGAGTGGATTATTTATCATGGAATCCCAGCAAAGTagaaacataa
- the LOC126921256 gene encoding tRNA (adenine(58)-N(1))-methyltransferase catalytic subunit TRMT61A produces MSFNEVKEFIEEGDVVILYLGHNNMHSLEIKAKIPNKNGEMVDNVFQTKYGALRVFSLVGHKYGTMKRLSKGWAYVLQPTSELWTLTLCHRTQIIYSPDISLIIHLLDLVPGNIVIETGTGSGSLSHALIRAIRPHGHLYTFDFHEQRVNIAQAEFEKHGLSKFVTSNHKDVCMEGFGKELETKADAIFLDLPHPWLAIDHAVVTLKKSGGKLCSFSPCIEQVQRTCAKLVSKGFIELNTYECLQREVHVQYRNLRILNLEYLQCEDIHEDMAQQSGYENEERKLLTAMHAHSLPGHTGFITIATLPPFCVRKIEMDLK; encoded by the exons ATGAGTTTTAATGAAGTAAAAGAATTCATTGAAGAAGGAGATGTAGTCATTTTATACTTAGGACATAATAATATGCATTCTTTAGAAATAAAGGCAAAAATTCCTAATAAAAATGGTGAAATGGTTGACAATgtttttcaaacaaaatatgGAGCACTTAGAGTATTTTCTCTTGTGGGGCACAAATATGGAACCATGAAAAGACTTTCGAAAGGATGGGCATATGTCTTACAACCAACATCAGAACTTTGGACATTGACACTATGTCATAGGACACAAATTATATATAGCCCTGACATAAGTTTGATCATACACTTGTTGGATTTAGTACCAGGAAACATAGTTATTGAAACAG GTACTGGAAGTGGATCTCTTTCCCATGCTCTTATTCGTGCAATTCGCCCTCATGGTCATCTTTATACATTTGATTTTCATGAGCAGCGTGTAAATATTGCTCAAGCAGAGTTTGAAAAACATGGACTTAGTAAATTTGTAACTTCAAATCATAAAGATGTTTGTATGGAAGGTTTTGGAAAAGAATTAGAAACAAAAGCAGATGCAATTTTTTTAGACCTGCCACATCCATGGTTAGCAATAGATCATGCAGTGGTTACTTTAAAGAAATCAG GTGGAAAACTATGTTCTTTTTCTCCTTGTATTGAGCAGGTTCAACGTACTTGTGCAAAATTAGTATCAAAAGGATTCATTGAGTTGAATACCTACGAATGTTTACAAAGAGAAGTACATGTACAATATAGAAATCTTCGTATACTGAATTTAGAATACCTGCAATGTGAG GATATACACGAAGATATGGCACAACAAAGTGGATATGAAAATGAAGAGAGAAAGTTGCTTACTGCAATGCATGCTCATTCTTTACCTGGTCATACAGGATTCATTACAATTGCTACGTTACCTCCATTTTGTGTACGAAAAATAGAAAtggatttaaaataa